In Plasmodium coatneyi strain Hackeri chromosome 5, complete sequence, a genomic segment contains:
- a CDS encoding SICA antigen, whose product MRKRYRRDHQVRGLPSLEELLVHVDDQGDGPHEYALVKESRQPGSAPEKTKRSRKQGVGRRVGQRIIIDIHLEVLDECQKGNLHSTKEDFFEILVHEFMGCQFTKEDFVPMEHVRSSDSGFREDDSVPKECIPNGNVRMEGVPEEGCS is encoded by the coding sequence atgagaaaacgttacagaagagatcatcaagtacgtggtctACCATCCCTAGAAGAACTCCTTgttcatgtggacgaccagggagatggtccacatgaatatgcGTTAGTAAAAGAAAGCAGACAACCAGGATCTGCTccagaaaaaacaaagaggTCAAGAAAACAGGGCGTTGGTCGCCGTGTTGGTCAACGTATCATTATTGATatccatttagaagtcttagatgaatgtcaaaagggcaatctgcattcgacgaaggaagacttttttgaaattttggttcacgAATTTATGGGATGCCAATTTACgaaagaagactttgttcctatggaacatgttcgaagttcagattccgggtttagggaggacgactctgttcctaaggaatgtATTCCTAATGGAAATGTACGTATGGAGggtgttcctgaggaaggatgttcctaa